The Pseudophryne corroboree isolate aPseCor3 chromosome 10, aPseCor3.hap2, whole genome shotgun sequence DNA segment agatcagcTAGCgatattgggggaaagggcaatggagcaagagcgcttgatcatcatctggatgtggcgtgatgagcgggcacaaaAGGCCGTGGTACCCTGAGAGCCGTTGTCCGCTCCtgcacacagatcgggacgcattcagtttgccaagtttgcagacagtattGGGgatattgatggacatttacaagtgtttgagaggacttgcaaactacatgaattacccaagtcagagtgggtgagacaccttgtgcccactctgcatggagagaccttggaggcctatcgaggagtggccacggaggattgTGAGTATTACGACTAAGTCGCAAAGGCCCTCCTCCagtgattcttcatcactccagagtcctaCAGGAAAAAGTACCGGGACCTGCCCAAGAACCctaacagcacccatgagcagttcgctacCCAACTGCGTCAGcatgtggtgaagtgggtgaaggattctgaatccactacatgggacacactgatcaacctgatctgcagggagcagttctatcgcaGGTGTGCCCCAGAagggaaggagtgggtgctagaccaggagccacccagcttaaagatggctgcccagttagccaacaagtatgtggcaattcggccacagcggcagaagcgcccaaccagcagccagcctCAAAGGACTGTTCCACCAAGGGGACACCCCTCTTTAGCTCATTACCCCCCAAAACAAGCATCCTCCAACCcgagtgctcttggccagcaaccgcaccgcagcgtccctgcaagttATCAGAGACCATCGGTACCACAACTGCAGAAGAAGTGCTacagctgtgggaaaatcggacatctgaggatgaactgttctgcaccccaagcaccccagacccgcattccaaatccgagtgctggagcccggctcgcttgtttaacGAGCGGAGATGAGCCTACAGGGACTGTTTCCCCTCCAGTTGGTCCAATAGAGTGTGGCGagaaacaggtgcactctgcggagagtcaCCTACATGGCTAAAcggcccctacacaatatgtgtaggcacctgcagccggtccatgtGGAACCCCTGCAGGggcaaggcctaagagactctggggccttaaTCACTgtagtgagcccccaccttatccaTCCTGCTGCagaattgcagggtcgcactgccaaggtcaccctggcagatagaatgtagaaagaggttcccatggcaagagtctacctggactggggagctggaccagagttgcgagaagttgccgtcatggatggtctcccaactgatgtggtcctgggaaatcatctgggtggtgggatcatcACTTTTGCTGGCGCCGTTCCCcgaagtcaagttccacaaccaccgttgacatcagctaatccagcacagcacagcccagaggaaaagactacagctgctagacaactgccagcacagccaaccaccacatcaaccagcccagaggaaaagattacagtggctagatcagcacattgacccctcatgccttttgcctctggaatGCCTACGTTCCCTAGCaaagcagaggatgttggttccagctcgtttgatcctgtgggggtgcccaatgatgctactgacccaagtggtttgccaaccccggcggtgagtatgagaaaccacactgacctcTCCATGaccgacccctaccagactgaccctagtagtccccacctagatccccctgtagagtgtcccaatttatgaGAGATTGAGGGCTGCAGGCAGAAGTTTAGGGAGGCTccgctctctgacccatccctgaaaggcatgaggcgccaagctggcagctgccttgacagggttggggcggtaaGTGTGACCTGGCAGGAAGGGTTcatgtacagggtagccaggaaagtgggagaggatagaccagatagggaacgtgtccaacTGGACCCCCTGGAAACTTTCCTGTGAAACCGGTGttagttgccagcgaaacccctttggacagtaacccggagatagaccgtaccctgaagtgcctgtcacAGAGCATACTCTGGTCTGGAATGtcagatgacgcccagaccaactgtaaggctggtgccatgcgttggcagctggggcactccagcgtttgcccttacagcaagttgctgtggacatagcaggtcccatgCCAGTGCGCAGTAGATCAGGGAAGAcaagcagcctccctgtagtggctgctatgcaggatccagaggctggtggtctggccaccATCACTGTGGTACAGGTAGCAGATAAGGAGGTAAGAGcagacctaggtgacagggtaggtttcctgagtcataggtcgacagaggagtatTGGAGGGCAGGTCTAACAGTTAGGACAGACAGATGCCAGATAGaaatgacagaggtgcagtgcctagggcaccatgtgggaggagacaggggtaggcccaaagcagaggtgaccagaggctgtccccggcccacatcacccagacaggtactgaccttagaacctgtaaggccctacggacatgttgtcactgACTGTAGttctgtagtgaacccccttacagagatgactaggaagggcattcccaagtcagtggactttgaacCCGCTTGTgaattggcattccagtcattgaaggaggctctggtacccgttCCACTGCTGATGgcacacattcttgaccaggactttgTGGTATGAACTACTGCAccactgcatggactgggagcagtactgagccaggaggagccatatgggcgggagcaccctgtggcctgtttgagcagaacactgctatggtgggaggtggggtatgccacaattgggacaccttgggtggcacttgtgtgcgcattggaccagtttttactctgtttgtgtaactggccccccacagtgatgacttaccacccacctgttaggtggctgcaacctaccttggggaaatctgacagacttttgtggtagagccttgaacttggacttcatgtgGACTACATGAACCTTGTGTACCCACGAAGAaaagcccactgcactatggataaaCTGTCTAAGCTGgagcctacaacccccaggtagcgtccccttcaacccaaGAGACTGCGGGACCCGTAGCCAAATTAttgggacatggctccctggtATTCCCGCTTGAATTGAGGGGGGATGAGTGTGGCCAGAGACCTTtgtggccacatggttaatggcggccacaGAACTTAAGGGGTTAACCCCTAAGTGCTCGGCTCATTACagaggacaataggcgcttggcaccACCTTTTTAAATGAAACAGGAGTGTCATTATTTCTTACGAGACCTCCTATAAGACGTGTTTGTTTGTTTCTTTCCACCATGGTGTAGTGTTCCAAATAGTGTTCTTTTAATACTGTATATAAAGGATACAGTAATTCCACATGAATAAAGTGGAAAAAAAGAATATATTTAAAATATGGAAAAAAATCTTTAATATAGTTTATAATAGCTAAAAGACATGCAAACATTGAATTGGTTGGGAGCCCTTAGACCAGAGAGGTACTGTAGATCATTATTGCACATGGGTAGCAGAGGATTATGATCTCAGGATAACACATAGGTAGTCAAGTGCCAGGGACAAGAATTTACTCACACAGAATTGCACACAGTTACCAGAGTGCCTGGTACATAGGTTAGTGGATGGTAGTAGAGTGATTTGTACTCAGGAATGCATTCAGGTAGCAAAGAGTTAGGAGGACACAGATTTCAGGGATGTGACAAATGGATAGCAGAGTGTTAAGAACTCATTACACTAGGGTAAAAGAGTATTAGGAGCACACAAAATAGTGTAGGTTTACAGACAGCAGTAGGCCAATAATCGGTTGCTCAGGATTGCATACTGGTAGCAGTATGCTGGATAATTAGGATAACAGGGCCAGGAATTGCAGAAACAGGAAATCAGAAGCAGAAGGTTGCAGGGCCAGCAACTCATAACAGCAGAAACAGGTTCAGAACCAAAACAAAGGGAAATCTGAGGTGTGACACCATTGGCTCTACAAGGAACAATGATCTTTCCTGGATGCAGGGACATGGGATATCTCCAGCAAAACAGAAAGCCTCAGTATTCACCAAGTTCTTTATAACCACTGAATAGTTACCAGTGAATATTGGTAGGGTGAGAAACTTGGTGAAAGATAATTATGAGGATGAGATAACATTTAAAACTTTGAGCAGTGTACAGTAAAGACCTATATATCACATTGTCTAAACTTATCTCAGGTTCAAACTATAGTACGTTTGTTGAAAATTATATGGCATACAGTTTACCCAATTTAAGGATAAAATAGTTATAATGGCTAGAGTCATTCATGTAAATAACATATTGTACATCATACTATATCAGACTGAGTAAAATAAGTCAAACTAACCAATAAAAACTTTGCAAGAAAAAGCGTTGCTTTggaacacacaaatatacaaataTCACAAAACATTAAAACAAAAAAAGTAAATCCTAACACCAAGAAAACGTTTACAGGTAAATCTCACTTCTCTAGTGCACTAGATAAGTAAAGTTTACCTTTAAAATTGTCTTAATTTTACACATTAATATTTAAGTGACAGTATATGGTCCATCACCGTTTCCTCCCCTTGACGCACAAGTTTGCCTAGATACACACAAGATATTTATATAATATAGataaatgcaatatatatatatatatatagattggatttaaaaatatactgtacattgtacctTTCAGTAAACAAAGAAGAGATAATGCTATGAGGGAAATCTATGTGTAAACTATATTTAATTATGTCTCCATACTAAATGGAGAGGGTTATTTAATTGAGTCATGCAGACAGGAGAGAAATTAGTTACAGTCTGCGCCTGAGAGTGTGAGGAATGGAGGATGCTTAGTTCAACCATACTGTATAGTAGgtttgtaatattttattatttatatacttttgtaatatatatatatatatatatatatatatatatatatatatacgcgctACCACAATCTCAAGTGGGCTAAGTGAGCTGTTTAGGGGCTTATGCGCCCTAAGGGTGACATCAAGAGATTAGACATTTGATTCTGTTATGTTATATATGTGCGTGAGAATATTTTAATTGTTTATATGCGATTTTTAAATTACACATTGTAttattgaataagaagtgaattttAAATTGTTTTAATCTGAAATTGTACCATGGGTTTTTATTCTTGTTCTTGAAATAACGGTCAATCCTTTCATCAGCACTAAGAACAGCTAACACTAATTTTCAACTGGTATTTCGAACATTTAAATAACTGGGCCCTGCCTAAAACCATCTTTCATATAAATGACTGTTCAAGATTATGAAGATGTCATTGATATGGGAACTTGAACATGCATACACCAAATACAGGCGGCAATTTTTTGAGGCACTTTCTCTTAATACTAATGATATGAAGCACAAAGGGTGACATATGCAAGTTGACTTAAATTAACATTTTTTAGAAAGATTTAAAAGTGAAAAGTGTATATCTAGTGGATTGAGTACAACATCATAACTCTGTTTCCACAAATTTACTGTATATTTATTGCAGCTATAATATGTTTATTGCAATAGTTGTGTAAATTACAATATAGCCTAAAAAGAAAATAGAGTACGTACAATTATATGTTCTTTGTCTgtcttttatgtaataaaataaATGAATAGAAGTGTAAGCAAGACAGGTAAAAACTCTGTTCCATAGATATCGTGTTGTTATTAACCATGGATGCCCTCTTTTATAGACTTTAATTTTACACTTCTATTTATCTGCAACCCTCATTATACTGTATAGACTTTAATTTTACACTTATTATCCGTATCCCTCATtaaactgtatactgtatactttaatTTTACACTTCTTATTATCCCTCATCATACTGTACcttgtataataaaatatataatacaatattcATTATCTTATATTATTCTTTATATAAGTATGCTTGTtttctgtgtgtggggggggattcaTTTGGTTTTGTACTGTATGTTAGTTGGAGTGTCTCTTGATTTTCTATATAACAGCATAGGTAACATTAATCCTTGTCCTGCAGTTACATTGATGTTTGTGTTGTACAGTCTATAGATAAGGGAAGTGTAAGAGGGTTCTTTATGTTTTAGTACTTTAGTAGTAACTTTTATACAGAATAATGATCAATAATTCATATGGCAGTATATTTGGAAATGTAATAGGCTTATGAAATGTATTCTTTGTTACATATGATTTTGACTAGTTTTAAGTCGGAGCAATGTGCCCAGTGTGTACCTGATATAGTCAGGGGTGTAGGCACCACCTGACATGCATTTTGGCTACTTTCCCacaccccatagaggtactgtatgCAGAAAATGAGAAAACATGTCCTACTGTAGTAATAGGTAATGTGCATTGGCGGGTGTCTTGGCGATGTTCAACAGTATATCTCTCTTCACTAAATGGCTCCTTGCTCTTTTACAAAGTCTACCTGTCAGATTTATAGACACCTGCCTGTAATATTTATGAATCACATTTTGTTATGTGCCATGTACAATGTGTGTTACATTTTAAGGTGTAATTCTGTAAAGGGTTCAAATACACTGAAATTGAACACAGGGGGCTGTTTTGTTCTCCGCAGCGTACACATCACGGTAGAATATATTGCCCCAACAATGCTACGTTTCCTTCAATGCTCTATGTGGTGCAAGGGCAAATCGCCGATGTTCAAGTCAAAATTGGAGCTGTATACAATTTGTGTACAATTTATTGGTGCATATCCTGAAGGGGATATTATCAAACAGAAGGCAAGTCAAAAGAATGATAATTAAGCAAGAATCAGTATTCAATTTATAAGAATCAAAACTTAACTTATATGTGATTGTTCTTAAATATGTCCTTCATATCTTCATTCAACATGATAACGATGTTTTCTTTCACTCAGGACTTCTGCACACCTTACGCAGCTACTTTTTATCCCAGATTACAATGAAATGAACACTAGGTTGTAGCAGCCATTCTAACTCAATGTTTTGATTTTGAAATTTAAGAAAATTAAACTGATATCAATAGAATAAcatctgggggtatatttattaaagttcgATTTGGAATTCATTTTTATGAATCCAAAAAATCGACTGAAATCGATTCTATTGAAACTAAAAAATCCCTTAAACGATCTCTCATTTACTAAAAATCAATTTTGCATTCGAGTTTTAAATCGAATTCGattttgatttatttttacaaGGGATTTTGTGTTGAGATTTTGAAATCCCTACCaaaattgaacctcaaatccccattaaaatccccagcaaaattgaatgcaaaatcaaACTGAACTTCCTCATTGCTTACTATTGGTCCAAATGTGTCATATGCACACTAAATAAAGAGGAAACTCTCACTTAACAGTGCTTTATCCACAAAAACCTAATTGATTAttaaaatttagatttttttttttaaatacttacagcTCAAATAGTTGGCATTTAGCTTAGCCCTAATCGGCCTTCCTGTCTGCCTTCCACTATCTGTGCTCACATAGacagttgttggtaacaaaacctctgcctgctccctATTTATTGCATAATCTGGAGGGAGTGGTTTATTGTATGCGCTATTATGCAATAgacggcagcagagcacaatattggaCACTTTTGCCAAATTATATAATAACTTGCCTTCCAAATTATCTATGTTTAATAGACCAAAGGTGCATTCTGACATGGATTTGGTGGCtatatgtgccttttttttttacttatgctCAGCAGCAGTTTGATGATTtgtcaatggagtcagaagccaggagcatcAGCCATAGCCTAAATCACCTAATATGggcagggagggggaaggggggagatttgaacaatatagtaacaagtaCTATTAGCTGCATTGTTAAAACTTATAGGTAACTTACCCAACAACCATGCCTCTGGCTTTTGACTTGctaaggatgtaggcatcatggcatGAACAAGGATAGCCAGTAACAACACTTGTAAATTTAAGTTTCATTATATCCTTCAACAAAAGTGTCAGGTATTGTGCTATGCTGTATTtattgcacattcatggactaggtatgatgcctatttatataaaaatgtgtgttcaactcatgaagctgctgatgttgctctgattaatgctcctgggttctctcagtcaggtggtaatttgcatactgcagataggtgcacaacataccataaccttggacagcAATTATTCCTACAGCCACACTGCTCCACACACTTTTGGGTACTCTAAAAGCCATCTTAATCAATTTACTACCAATAGAGTGGTGTTTATAAGCAAAAATTAAATGTCTAACATGATACAATTCATTTGGAGATTTGAAGTTTGATTTAGAGTTTGATTTAGAGTTCAATTTAAAATTGAATTTTGGTGAATGATGGCATCTTATATTCGACAATGGGAAAATactgatgtttttcagaaatttgattttgagtgggatttgagtTGAATTTGGTTTTAGAATTGATTTGACATTCTACAGATGGagactcgctcatctagccttctctgctgcaccatggtgcaccaaggtttattagcataagcctttcatctattgttctcagctgcaatacaatacagagaacaatacagcaggggattaagtcattaaagcaggggattaagtcagactaccctggctcaattaatcttattaaagggatagattagcatggctccatctgtattttgtCTTTAGTAAATCTTATCAATCAAAATTGAATGGGAATTGAATTGAAATCGAATGCCAAATCTCTAGAAAATAAAAATCGAACTTAATAAATATACACCCTGTTCAAAACAATAAAATAGCTAGAAAATATTGTAGGGTTGTATTGAATAACTTaacgaaaaagaaaaataattcaaGTAGGAGAAACATCTCTTGGTTggtagacatgataaacaaattaTCTATTTATAAAGTGTCTAcagagtatataaaaaaaagatatcATTGGGTCCTAAGTAGTTATCCAGCATTGAGAGTGTATTTTGGAGAATTTATGAGATAATTGTATTGTAGCAGTATACACAGCAGTACAAAGTATTTCAGAGTGTAAGGTAGAGATATATCCTCTCATATGTGTTGGAAATTATGTgtttgcaggtgttgatattgcagagtcatATAGGACACATCAATGGATGACTTAAGCTATGAAcagtccagttacttaaccagtggtgttggtttattgataaataaataaaggtacagccatactcactgtgaaaccagccaatgggagtctgggggcggtcTTATTGAAGATAGACAGGCTGAGCACTGTGTGCCTCTGCCACGTATGTGTTATGACCCGCAGATTATAAAACGTAaggtttttatcagacagatgtgATGTCAAATTCATATTTATATGCAACAAATTTTCTAAATCCAACCTATTATCAATCACTAATATGTTCTTATATATTTTACAATTTTTTTCAGTGCCTTCAAAAAACATCAACAAGTGCACAAACAAGCCAAACAGAACCTGCTTCTTTTCTACAATGCCAATATCACCATAATGAAGTCAATCATGATTGATTTCCCTGGCTCCGAGTGTCTCTTTTTGTTTGTCTACGTTACTACTTTTGTAACAGGGCTTCCTCTGAACTTAATAGCCCTTTGCACACTTATAAAAAAGTGTCGGCAAAATCTTCTCCCTGTGGACATTCTGCTGATAAACTTGACCATTTCTGATTTGATTCTTCTGTCATTTCTCCCATTCCGTATGGTGGAGGCAGCATCCGATATGAAGTGGACTATGCCCTATGTCCTTTGTCCTTTGACCAATTATATGCACTTCAGTAGTATTTATATCACCTCGCTCTTCCTCATGGCCATAAGTGTGGAGAGATACTTGGCTATCGCTTTCCCGATAAAGTACAAGCTGCTGCAGAAACGCATCTACTCCTTGGTGGCCAGTGTCTTCATTTGGTGCGTGGCAATAGTCCACTGCAGTATTGTCTACATTGTCGAAAGTGTCGTGCCTATTAATGAGACAGAAACCAATGTGACAGTGTGTTATGGTGCATTTACACCACCCCAGTTGGCCATTCTACTGCCTGTACGCCTGGAGATATGTCTTCTGCTCTTCTGCGTCCCATTTGTGATCACCGTCTTCTGTTATGTTAGCTTTATCAAGATTATTATGTCGCAGGCTCGCATACAGAGGAAAAGAAAACTAAGGGCCATTGGGCTGGTGGTGGCCACTCTCATCAACTTCATCATTTGCTTCATGCCCTATAACGTATCGCATGTGGTGGGCTTTATCATAGGCGACAGTCCGAATTGGAGGGTCTACACTATGCTCCTCAGCACTTTTAATGCATCTGTGGATCCTATCATATTTTACTACTCATCAGCCTCATTCAAGAAAGCATTTCTGGAGGGCCTTCTGCATGTGATGAAATCACTCAATTTTGGATCGCGTCTGTATAAATATTGCATTGCGTATTTTGAAAAAGAGAATGAAGAGACAAGagcttcttgctgaaagcaaatgatGTGTGCAGCATGATAATACTGCCTTTAAGATGACAGTAAAAATTGTCTTGGAATTAGTTAAGGAGAAAAAAAGCCTTGAAAGTACTGTCTTGATCTCTAAGcatctgaatttaagcatattatattatgatatcaacttAAATATAACACAAAGATGGAAATGGGAAAAAAAGAGTTGAATTGATATTGACTGAAAACTAATCCAAGATGATGCTTTATACTGTATttcatatatgtatttatattattatataatttatGTCATCAATTTGGAATTTAATGACACTTGGTATGAACTctgaaccctccccccccccccccccctcacttttcGGTATCTGATGTTACATCATAGCACACATCTACAGTCTGCAAGAGTTTCTGTTATAGTATTTCAAATACTTACTCATCGCATACCACTGTATGATGAAAACAAAGACACTTCTGATAACTCAGTCCTGCAGAATATGATTCAATAAATGGTGTTTACAAATCTCAGACTGATTCCTAAGGTATTTGGGGCCTTATTTAGGTTatctagcaaaccaaaaaaagcatacTAATGGGGAAAAACATGttacactgcaagtggggcagatgtaacatgtgcggagacttagatttgggtggggtgttgtcaaaatgaaatctaaattgaagtgtaaaaataatgcagctaatatttaccatgcacagaaacaaaataacccacccaaatctaactctctctgcacatgttacatctgccccacctgcagtgaaacatggttttgcccattagcgtgctgttttggtttgctaacaactctgaataacccccttgctGTGCTGATTACAAAAAAATATGATTTCTCTCTATGACATAAAGACTTTTCACAAAATGAATATGAACATATGATAAAAATAGACCAGTCTCATGTATTCTGGTGACATGTTGATTTTATtaccaaaagtaaaaaaaaatattctgctgTACAAAACAAGGTAACAAAGAAACAATTTACAATGCAACTCAGTTTCACAGGTCATTACACTGCTTTATTCTTTACCATTATAGTTTTATTTGGTTCATTTTATTTTATACACTACTTGTGGGGCTTCTCTTTGTCGCAGCCAACAGTAAATTCCCATCTTCCCTGATATTGTCGTCCATCTCCTTTAAGTCTTTGTGGAATATTTGTTCTTGCTCCTTACTAATGGCTAGTTGTTTCTAGAAAATATATAAATGGCCATCCATAACAAATAATTGTGGTCTGGTATCTATATGTTGGCGGTGCTCCACCGAGGTATAGACAAATTAAATTGTTAGGACAAGCACTTACTGCAAAAAAGCAAAGCGGAAATAAATAACCTCTTTGTGGGGCACACGCTTGAGATAGTAAAAAATACTTAAActataacttttattgaaatagtgggggtcattccgagttgttcgttcgttatatttttctcgcaacagagcgattagtcactaatgcgcatgcgcaatgtccgcagtgcgactgcgccaagtaaatttgctatgcagttaggtattttactcacggcattacgaggttttttcttcgttctggtgatcgtaatgtgattgacaggaagtgggtgtttctgggcagaaactggccgttttatgggtgtgtgcgaaaaaacgctaccgtttctgggaaaaacgcgggagtggctggagaaacggaggagtgtctggccgaatgctgggtgtgtttgtgacgtcaaaccaggaacgaaactgactgaactgatcgcagttgcccagtaagtgtggagctactcagaaactgctaagaagtgtctattcgcaattctgctaatctttcgttcgcaattttgataagctaagattcactcccagtaggcggcggcttagcgtgtggaaagctgctaaaagcagcttgcgagcgaacaactcggaatgagggcccgtatgtTCAAAATTGCAAAGAAACGGTAAATGTTTCTATATAGAAAATGTAAGTCTCTCACTTTTTATAATTTTCGTGGCGATAGGGCTCACAAATGATATTTTCTGCTACCCTGGGTGAAATTATTGTTAAGCTGTAATAGCTGTATAGTCACAATAATATGCAGAGTATAGGATACTCAAATGtattacagaaaaaagaaaaaaaagacggggggggggaataaatagtTTTAGTAATTAATTAATAAGTAGCAACAGCACTAGAAAAGTTACCAGGTATTTTGCCAAATGCAAAGGTAAGTaatagtgtattagagttaggcaAAGGTAAGTAGTGAATTAGCGTTCCTCTCTTTGGGACTTTCTGAGATGGAGATGTGCAAAAAATAGGACTGATAATCAGTGTATCATTAGCTGTGGTTAATCACAACTTCAAGATACGGAGAGCATATACATTCAGGATTTGAGTCTTATCTGTTTAGAAAGATGTCTGTCCCTGAAGTGTTAGATTATGTTATATGCAGAATGCAGATTTAAAgccaatatatatagatatagatatatactatatatatatatatatatatatatatatatatatatatagtaacataataTCTAAGGTTGAAAcaggacaatttgtccatcaagttcaacctatttgtggtctcctatacaggattattttggtctaaattttgtctgatgctgatgtcagccgttgagttttattcctcttttcatagtaactatagtgcgcaattacgcaccataaccctggatatccttatccattaggaatttatctaacccattcttaaaggtgctgACTGAGTCcgacattacaactccctcaggcagggaattccaaacacgtattgttcttactgtgaaaaaaccttaatGCCGcaatgtgcggaatctcctctcctctaacctaagcgagtgtccaagtGTCCTCTGTGctaatcttaccaaaaacagatcccgcgcaagctctgtgtattgtccccttatatatttgtagatattgatcatgtcccctctcagtctcctcttttccagtgtaaacatgcctagccttgcaagcctttactcgtattccagcgtctccatgcccttaattagtttggtcgcccgcctctgaaccttttctagctccaggatatcctttt contains these protein-coding regions:
- the LOC134965153 gene encoding free fatty acid receptor 3-like produces the protein MIDFPGSECLFLFVYVTTFVTGLPLNLIALCTLIKKCRQNLLPVDILLINLTISDLILLSFLPFRMVEAASDMKWTMPYVLCPLTNYMHFSSIYITSLFLMAISVERYLAIAFPIKYKLLQKRIYSLVASVFIWCVAIVHCSIVYIVESVVPINETETNVTVCYGAFTPPQLAILLPVRLEICLLLFCVPFVITVFCYVSFIKIIMSQARIQRKRKLRAIGLVVATLINFIICFMPYNVSHVVGFIIGDSPNWRVYTMLLSTFNASVDPIIFYYSSASFKKAFLEGLLHVMKSLNFGSRLYKYCIAYFEKENEETRASC